A single region of the Sciurus carolinensis chromosome 14, mSciCar1.2, whole genome shotgun sequence genome encodes:
- the Insl4 gene encoding early placenta insulin-like peptide, producing the protein MASMFLSYLLGVWLLLAQFPMETTANSLSRRVFKHFCAVGFSRFELACRSGWQRDSSIHEEVTLQEGSLSDIPAVFSYRDVQALKTLSESNPDFPQDLKAAFSDSWSVLRNLQHSKDRGHFLHLFARICCYLNCAKNVKYHACGNNGNHFGM; encoded by the exons ATGGCAAGCATGTTCTTGTCCTACCTGCTAGGAGTCTGGCTGCTGCTGGCACAGTTTCCAATGGAGACCACTGCCAATTCACTGAGCCGACGAGTGTTCAAACATTTTTGTGCCGTAGGTTTTAGTCGCTTTGAATTAGCATGCAGGTCAGGCTGGCAGAGAGACTCAAGTATCCACGAGGAAGTGACACTGCAAGAAGGATCACTATCAG ACATCCCTGCGGTCTTCAGCTACAGAGATGTACAAGCCTTAAAAACATTGTCAGAGTCCAATCCTGATTTTCCACAGGACCTGAAGGCAGCATTTTCTGACAGTTGGTCAGTATTGAGAAACCTACAACATTCAAAAGACCGGGGgcattttctccatttgttcGCCAGAATTTGCTGTTATCTTAACTGTGCAAAGAATGTTAAGTATCACGCTTGTGGTAACAATGGCAATCATTTTGGTATGTAA